DNA from Pomacea canaliculata isolate SZHN2017 linkage group LG9, ASM307304v1, whole genome shotgun sequence:
tcatatcaaatatttgtttaatgtgaCCATCCAAGTTTTCAGCAAGTTAAGAATTGCAACTCATAATAAATGTGTTATATTCTTGAAGCATATTTAAGTTGTCTTTAATCTGGCCATTACTTCCATACTATGATGGCCGTCCCAGGGTCACGTGTTGCATAATGAGGCCTTGTCGAAGCAGTcatattttcaagaaatttagCCTCGCATTTTCTTTaacaaactatatttttttttattaaactttgaggtttcaaaaaaagaagaaaaatcaaatcaaatcaaatcaaatcagactttattgtctgtcaaggatacccaagacagaaatttttcttttgctcacaagggcaggtatacatactcacacagacatttaatacacagttaggagtaaagatacattgtcaTGGTAGGTTGGATCTCCGGCAAATGGTCAATGATATTCCAatacttatatttcttgtatatattaataaaaaaaaaatgcgttggcTTTGCAGAATGCAACGAAaatgtctgaactgcattttcttcatcctcctagtactatAAATTTCATACTATAAATTGCAATAAACACTCGTCAACTCTAAAATGATATCTctgtttgaaaattatattagaATATATTGAATACGAAAAGGTTTACTATGAATGAAGAACAACCCTAGCAGACATTGCACAAAAGGTTTCTTCTTtatatgaagaaatgaaaatgtctttttactCTCACAATCAGCTCCTGGCACTGATATctagaaagaataaaaaaattgttggagCGTTAAACAGGACATGGGACAGGATGAGCTAGTCTTGCTGGAAATGTTGTCAATAGAACAACACGAGTATTACATAAAGTGATAAACATCTAACCCCACAGCCTGCATGGCAACGGAAGTAAGAAGCTTCGTGCAAAGTACGAAGAGAAGTGACGCCAGCCGTCGAGCGATTCAATTGcttgtttccttttctcctttcctctctctaGAATAGAACAATCTTAAATTATCATGTTGCTCCGATTTTCTTTACATAGTGTATGCGTGtcagaatgtatttttttttttttattgtgaatgctttctttttattttgagcCATCGTACGaagaacataaatatttaagaatCGCCATTCTGCTACACAACGTACATCAATTATCGCTGATTTCCTAATAATAGACGACAGAATTATTTGAATAAGTTTGAGGAACTGATTCACACTCTCAGAAAATACAGCGCTTGGCAAACCAGCAAAAAATGAGTTCCATGTTCAGCAGTTCACGCGATAATCAGGTTTCTGGTCCTGCTTGTCTCGCAAAGATGAATAAGACaaagaagaacaaatgaagaagtctGTGGAGAAAACAGTAGGAACATCTGTCACTAGGTGGCTTCAACATGGAAAAACTGTCGGCTCCAAGTCCAATCTTTGGCTAAGGCCGAATACAATCTTATTGAAATCTCCCTACCGGTACGTGGTTCATGCACCACGACCAAGAAATAACATCCTGCAAGTAACCGACATGAAATAACTGGAGCAGAGAGTTCACACTATTAAACTAGCAGATAATGTGGTAGGACTTGTGGGAGAACACGTGGCAAGGTGTGTCAAACTTTGATGTCCTGATGGCGCTTGTGAAGTTTTCCTGAAAATTTCCTTCAACGCCTTAAACAAGAGAAATTTGGTCACACCTGTTTCCTGCGGGACAAATTTCCACTCAAGAAAAGGCAAAGGTTAAAAGTCAAATGTCATCGTGATTTACGTCCATTTTGATGGACAGAGTTGCTCGTGaccacactttaaaaaataacgaaaaaacGTTGAAAAgggtaaatttatatttttccatcATTACACTGTTATTTGCAGCATGGTCAGAAATGTTCCCACTAGTAGACAATGTAAGGGACGGTATCAGGAATCATCTGCCTCCATTAcatgcttacctccctttcatTACGCCCTGCAGACCCTGAACGCATATTTCCGTGATGTAAACCGCAGACGAGACTGGAAGCTTTTAAGTATTGTCACAGCAGTTTATTTGtaagtttaatttttatctttatactTTAGTTTTCAGTCTTACTCTATTAACATCTCAGACTCGCTTGATAGGTATAAAATACCGGAGTAATTATTAGTAACAAAGAACAACGGGTAGGTTATGCAATACAGTTATTTGTATGTAACTACTCAAAACATCGGTATTTATAATTGTTGAGTAAGTACTATGACTGATAAAACTGTATcaataagtgtaaaaaaaatgtttcacattgtttacttatttatttaatttttttaagatactGATATGatctttcatttaaatacaGTAAATTTGTACTTTACCTCTTATTCAAGGTGATTATGCACTACTAAACTTAAACTATTTAGTTAACGAAATCCTTGTTGTAGAAATAtacttgtattttttgttattacaGAATAGACGCGAGGATTGCTAGGGAATCTGGATTGCGATGTCCGAGATCCGCCTTCtatagtgacgtcatgaccaatcATCTCGCGATTTCAAGTAAACTGTCTGTtggacaaacaacaaaccaagtGTCTAGCTGCAACACGTTCATTGACTGTAAGTCTGTAACGAGATAACTATGGAGAAAAAATGCATCTAGAGTTTGTGTAGCTAGGATTGAGCAGCTTCCAGGCAGGTCATGACTTGGGGTCATtgacctctttctttttgtctcgcCTGATGTCTTCTTCTGTCACTGGATTTGATGTGCTTTGAGTGGATACTGCCTCTGTGTGTGATGCCTTTATTCATATCTGTGGAGGTTTTGTTTTGACAGGGAGACAACGGCGTTGACTAGTAAAAATAATTGCTAATTGCACGGCAGGGACAAGAGACACGACAAGAagccatgtttgtgtgttgaccCTTAGGGTGGAGTTACTAGTTGCTGattgtaaaacagttttaccATTTCATTGAGGCCTTACGATCCCTGGTTTAGATTTCTTTTCTTACACGTACATATTTTTCACTGCATGTGACACATTTTTCCAAGTTTGTCATTTAGAGGTTTACCCTAAGATACCAAAATTATCAAATTATCAATATCAACATGTCAAATTATCAACCCGATTCAATATCGAGGATAGTTTTCTGATCTAGAGAATCATCTGAACAGGTTACATCATCTCTTCGTAGTCTTCATTGCCAGACGAGCTCGAGTCCGGGATGGTGGCAACGTGTCGGTCAGACCTGCGCGTGGGAAAAGCTTTGTAAgcatttgctttcttttttggGCGGACGTCCTTCAGGCTCTCATCCATGTTGACGTTGACGTAGTCTGGAGacccgtcatcatcatcagggcCTTGTGCAGTTCCTGCTGCACTCTGAGCAAAACCTTACAGAGAAACCAGTCAATATTTCTTGAAATTGGTGTTCCTAAAAATACAAGAAACGAATAAACTTAATAACTTTAAAGGACTAGAGCGATGcaaaatgtcataaatatttCCACAAACCGAGAGACACGCTTACAAGCATCATCATGCAATGAAGTAGGTccacaacataaacattattaCTGTACAAGCATCCGTCGTGACGACCTCAGTCAATGGAAGAGCTATAGTCTTGTTCATAAGGGGTAGATTGGTGTACACGTGACATTAGGGGGTTTGAGCTCTTTTTGGTGTGACCTTTGTAGACTTGTATCTCGGAGAGTGTTCACCCAGGTTTTTATTGAACTTTTTCCAACCATTAGAAAAAACATTGCACCCGACAAGCTACTTAATATTTTAAGATGatcattttaacaataaatcaCATAAAAGGGAGGGCGTTATGATagtgatatttaaaaataaagacaattattACAAATGTTGAAGGAAAGAATATGTATAACAAAGATTAGCCCTTATGACTGAGTTTTGCATAATGCCTTATAATATAGAATTTAAAGTCTAAACTTTATAGTTCTGTGTCAGAAAGATGCAATCATGATAATGGATAAATGCACGCGCACACGtataatttacagaaaaaacacaagtaaatatctttattcacagtgtttatatatattttgtttctgttgtaatTCTAGTAGATATAAGGAATCGTGCCCTTTTCCGTTAAAGAGCTATCAACCGCTTTcagagaaatgaaaaaggaTGAACTTGGACTGGTATTTTGGACTTTTACACCCTCGCACTTACCTGAACATTCAGCAGCGTCAGGTGGGGAAACCCGGGTATTCTCCCTGATCTTTGTCATGATGACGTCACCACCTTGTGAACTTGAGTCACATCCACCCTGGCGACCTTTAACCCGCCTCAGCCACCTGCAACATCACTGTTTATAGATGTACAATGCACATACACGCGAGTTTTTAACTGGTCAAGGTAGATAATTCGTTTACTTTCTCTTTGTCACCCTTCTGACCAAAGTGGATTTCTTTTTCCCCCAAATTATTTCCCCTTCGTCTTCGCAAAGAGTGTGAAATGGTTtgtaacagatttttcttttgacGATGGCTCTTTGGTTTCGTAGAAACTCAAGTTACATCACAGACAATACGACCAAAGTCTCACTGTGTGCAACAGTACAAAAGTACAAAGTCTTGTGAAGAGAAGGACAGACtgaagtttgttttctcttttcctgtAAACTTACATAACAAGCGCCGCACAGAGTCCAGTCACAACACAGCCGCACAAAAACGATCCTGCGATTATAACAGCCATTCTTGTGACGTCATGTGTCAAAGGTGTCGAACTTGTGATATCAACAGCTGAAAGAAACATCCCAGGTAGAAAACACATTGAAGTAccttaataattataaaattatttttatacttgaaATGTAAATCGAAGAAAGTAAAACAGCGACTAGGTCTCGAAAATTCTAAATTTCCGACAAGAAACAACCAACTTAGCAAGGCTAACAAACGTAACTGCAGAAAAAGGATTCTTTAAAGAATTACCTATGCACATAGACTACAATGTAAAAACCTCCTTTGTAACACCGATCTGAGTGCTCGCACTAGGTAACACAGCTCCACAAACGATTCCTGTGAGttaagagatgaaagaaagctCACCCTGAGGGCAGGTTCCATCGACAGGACTGCAGGTCTGGTTTTTCTCGCAGACTTGTGGGCAGACCCTCTCACAGTCAGTTCCAAAATAACCAGGCCCACAAACTGTTGACACGACCAGTTTCGATTTAAGAAATAACTACAACGGAAGTGCTTAATTCCAATTCAAATTAGATATGCTGTATTGGTCAGGCAACAGTCGAAAGATATGTTTCCATTGagctttttctcttatttaaatatttagtgaTGCATTGGCTTAAATATAAGGTAAAACTAAAAGCACTAGAGCATCTATTAGTCAGTCATTGCTGCAGttaaaaataacatatataACAGGTCTTGcatactataaaaaaattagctaAAATGCATACCTTTCACTTAAATGACtactaaaaagaaacaagactAACATTAGAACATAATAGTAACAATTACCAAATTATAATCTTTAAGGTATATAAATCTGCTAAAAATAACTGCTTAGTACAAAATTacacttaaaatatataattatgtcatcctcatttattttaaagccAGTATTTAATTACATTGGGAATTTTGAGTTTGAGTGTTGGTCACTCATAGTGTACCTAAGAGGAAtcagcatttctttttaaaacaaatttagcaACTCTCAAAATATTTAgattgacctttgacctgtgatCTGCCTGGTGTTTTATTCAAAGACCTAAACTTTGTGACAACCTTCAATAGGCCTGTAATTACCTCGACGAGCTAAATTATAAAAgtgacattttttgtgtttttataagGTTTCTTGTTGTAAATTATACctgagatttttatttatggtCAGAATTAGAAtctaaaaaatttttaatgaatacattttaaaagacaaaattctGATCATTTCTTGATCGAAACACGTAAGTAAAAACAATCTATATATTTACAGGGAGGTGACACATTGCAATAACACGAGTGCTTAGCATTACACTCCCATTTAGACGATCACACACTCGTTTTcaaataacaatataaataatatcgATTAGCACTCTCATTTTCAGTTAAATTCACCAATATATTCAGAATAATATTAATGCCTATGATATATATGTAGGCGCTAAATTCTTTACATATGTAAATTAACGTGCACATACCTATTACTTCAACTTCACAAACAGTTAAAAAGTAGAACTCTATCGTCGAGCGATCGGCTTTGGACAGCCTCACGGTTCGTCCAGTCAGCGAGGTACCACAGGTAATTGTTGACGGGTTAGCAACCGGATGTTGAAATGTGTGACAAAACTGTCCATCCACGCTCACGTTGACTCCATCACTGCGTTCAATGTCTGGTGGAATAACAGGAGAAAATCAAGAGTGTGCTGAATAGTTCTGGATCCTCTACTCTTCCGTaagttattttaaatgtattaaatttACTGCTCGGGATATGAACGTACTTATACTTTAAAATGCAAtagtatatttttatcaatCTTATAATAAGGTAGGTCATTGTATAGCATTATTGCACATTGCGCACGGCATTATTCtaacagagaaaacatttctggAATTCTTAAATATCCACTGCATTAGTAAAAGTGTTTTGCTCTGAAGACAAAACTtacaatataatataaacaatagtAAACGCCGTTAATATGTAAGAAGGACTTTTCCACGGTTTTGGAAAGCATCTTCTTCCGTGGCTACAATACTGTGAGGAATATTGGATGAAGCATTCCTTAATTAATTGTACTCGTGTATTACAGATCTCTATTAGCGATTAATGTAGCAGTTTCTTTCACTTCAGCTGTGTGATTAACACCGTTTAATAAGAATAAGTTGTGTGTATATTTTGGGATAGAGATGCTGAAGCAGACTGATAAAGAGACCGAGATAGCCAAACCCCTTTTGTTAACATCTAGCTTGGTGAACATTCAGCAGAAATCGTTTATCTCCTATTTATGTACGTACGTGTCATTTCACATGTCCCCCACACATAAGCAGATAGATAATACACATATCTGTAGTCATTTTTATGTGTCTGAGTGTATGAGTTATATGTGTCGTAAACGAAGAGTCTAAACAACCTAGGACAGATATacttacataaaatatttctccaaTAGATGGCGATGCTGGCAATGGTGTATGGCTGACCCAGGTCGACCTCCCAGTAAGGTTCACGGTCACCTCTCTCAGTGTGTATACAGTTAGGACTGTCTGGGAACAGATTGATAGGTCTGAAGGTGGTGTTTCTGTTGCCATTGACAGCGAGGCAAGCGGGACCAGTGACCTCTTGACCAGGTTCATCGGTGAACATGGAACTCATTTTTGCCGGTTTGCCCAGTGCTACATTTACTGCAACCATATAGATAGGAGAAGGTGTTGACTGATTTCTCGAAAACACCAACATAATTAATTACATAAAATGGCATACAATGTCATAAAAATCTCTAATAGCACATGAAAGAAGTTCCGAATAAAGGCGCGTATTTAAAGTCATAATCTTAAGGCATAAATATTGTTTCCTAACCTTAGAGTTTAGAGTATACTACAATGTGCAGTAAGGTCCATTCTGAAAATAGACGAGTTCCCATTACCTCGTCCTAAATCTTCATCTCTCTGTTTATTCAGAAAATTAAAGTGTTCAATACACGAGGCTGAGAATATGAAGGGAAGTATTTGAACGTTTGGATTTGGATCCAGTGACCACTGTGACTTACCTGACAtacatcataaaaataacaagacatGGATTGACACTTACCTTTTCGTGGGGAAATGGATTTGAGATCTTGGTTGGTGAGGTCGCAAAAACCATAAGCAGAGCATGCACAGCTTATACCTGCAatccaaatttttttattttttcaaaattgaggtaatatttatcatttttctaCTCATTCATTCCTTGACTTGTAGCAGATCACAACCACCTCAGCTAGTCCACCGGAACTGGTCGTCGTGTGGAGCTGGGGGTGCGAGCATCAACGAAAGTTTTTACGAAATTTCGGAGTGTATCGTGCAAATGATAGAATCCATTCGTGCGTTTGGTTCAGTGAAAGAgatcaaaaaagagaaagtctACTTTTTGATGATAGTTTTAATGATTTAGTAGCCAAACTTCATTactatttaaatatgtttttgctGATCACTCTATGGTAAATCTCTGTTTTCTTACCCCACACTTCAACTTCGCAAACAGTGAGATGATAATGTTCTGTCGTGTTGTCGCTTTTTGACAGTCTGACTGTCTGTCCAGTCAGAGGTGTATAACAAGCAAATGATGATGGGTTAGAAGCTGTGTTCTGGAAGACATGACAAAGTTCACCATCAACTGTCACCTTGACTCCTTCACTGTCTTCAAGAGCTAACggattcaaaaagaaaaacaaattgaaaatgcGTAAAAAgcgcagaaaaataattttaaatacttctagccaaatgtgcttttattttgttccaaGTTTACTGGTTTTGATTAAACAAATGACtcaaaggaaattttaaaacaatttttgtaaaaacagttttaatatgATTTAAACTCATGATATTAATTTACAGAGATAGAAATTGAGTAATTCTGTAGGAAAAGAGTAAAGATAAgatgaacaataaataaatggacaAAGGACAGAAAAGATATCTACATTCATTTCTCCAGTAGATGGTAATGCTAGCAATAGTATAATGTTGAGCCATGTTGACCTCCCAGTAGGGGTCTCTGTCGCCGTCCCCAGTGTGAATACAGTTGGGGCTGTCTGGAAACTGGTTAAGAGGCCTGAATGTGGTGTTTGTGTTGCCGTTGACAGCGAGACAGGCGGGACCAGACACCTGCTTCAGTCGTGAGTTCACATAGTAGGAACTCATTGTTGCCGCCTTTCCCAATGCCACATTTTCTGTCCCCAggtgcaaaataaattacaaaatgtctttttccgAACATCACAACTACCTACCTAAAAGCTTCTTTATGTTTGAAACGGGAATTTTACTCaggaaaaaattgaaaagcTTTTAGGTACACTAATAAATAAGATATTAATTAATAAGTAGTAGACTAGTAATTTTATCTATAACATGAAATTgctataaagatataaatatttggTATCAGTTGGTTGAAATGAAGGTTCCTTCATGGACGTTTACCAACAGGCTCCTACTCGTAAAGATACATAACTCCCCAAAATGATATCCGTTCCATTGAGGATGAGACGAGTAGTCATCTGCCATGGAAATgttttatgaaaagatttttgtttctatcTTGGTTAATATACgcaattttgattttttttctgaaaaaactATCAATCTACTTGCAGCGTAGAAGACGTGTAGTAATAAAGTGTTAACTTTAACCATACTGCTAATCATACGATATATTTATGTCAGAAATTTGGAAAAACAGCATAACttagacaaatgtttttcttttaaacggGTAAGGATCAacgcaaattaaaaaaacaatatcctAGCGAAATAAGTAATAAAGTGGTTTGTATAGAAGTCATACAATAAAGTCTGTATCTTGCTCTCCCTCacacttacctccctttcccaatatttttgtcttctacTCATGTCTTTGTGAATATTCAAAGAATGCGTCGATTAAAAGCTATTACATGTATAGGAACTTGCATAATATTAAATGATACATTGATTGTTTGTGGTGAACAAAAGGTTAAAAAGCTATAACATACGTTGATTAAGGAGACTTGCCCGTGAAACATTTCGGAACTCACAGGAGCCAAACATCGCGCATGAGCAGAAGCTGAGATCTGAAATACAGAGACTTaatatgtatacaaatgtatttattctgAAAGAGTAAGTGTTTTCGTAGTCTTACAGACCTCCAGATGTCAGAATTTAACACgttttatgaataaaatttcCACTGTATCGGGTGAACGaaagaaaaacgagaaaaaaaagataaagtacTAGAGTTTTCCCCAAGTCAGttcttgtaatattttacatgaaTGTGTTTTCTACTTAATCTCTAGTCGCGCacaaaataatagttttagAAAGAGATGATGAGTCCGAATCAGAGGAAACAGAGAATgacagtgatttttttattttatttactagGGTAGTAAAGTAAGCAAGTACACTTTTTTCCTCTAGCTTTAGTCCTTTACAGGCTATCAGCaaagttattaaataaatataaaataaagcatagCATTAATAGTGGTATTAACAAATTAACAAGAGGTCTAGGAGTAAGGAAGTATCTCAAATGGCTTAGCGCTTTGAATCTGTAAGCACATCCTGTTGCAGGGGGATGGATACAAAGCTTTGTAACAAATAATGATACTTGTGTATTTCTGCAGTTCCTGTCGAAACAGAATTTACAATTCGTTTGCTGAAGATAAAGAGGAAAGCATTAAACCACGTTCCCCGACTATTTCAGGCTGGATTTAAATAAGTCATTTCTTGGAATAGGAATATGAGGTTTTAGAGAAGTTGGTGTATTTCCAACTGTTCATACGGCATAACATCAATAATGAAAGTTTCACAGACTCTTAGATATTACCATTCACCATAACTTGTCATGTTTCTACCCTTTCTCTGCCACAAgtaaaactatttcaaacaaaacaaaaaagcagctATCTAGAATCAAACAGTTCTTAGATCCTCAAACTAGAAAGCtcttctgtatatatatattaatacacATCTCTATACAGCCCATATGGAGTCTACCCTTCATGCTGCCTCAACCACTGTGACTCCACTAGGGTTGCTAGATGTTGGGGAACACAAATGCCTCAGTCTTGTTGATGTGTGAATCGTCTGCAATCATTTCACTAGGATATTTGGAAGGGAAGTCATTCATAAACTTTCAGAAAACTCTCTGCATACTTTTTTCATGCCTGTGTATTTTCTAAACTGTCGAGTACTCATACACTGAGTAGAACGGAAATAAAAACCTACATGAGCACTGTACTACCAGCCAGAGTTATTTTACTACAGGCTCAACTATATATCGTATTATAACTATTAAATTacgtgtatgtttgttttatattgtaaaacattgtatttGATGTGTTGTGTATCTGTGAGACAAAATGAATGAtacaaaagatgacaaaaactACATCTTTCTGGAGATTGAACGATACATCTGAACTAGCAATTCATGCAAAGTTGTAACAAACACGCAAAGAATGTTGTAACACGTTTATCAATAAACTAGAATATGTATAAGGTTTCAGCCCACCATCTCCACGATTTTAGCAACACGTGACTGACCCctggtaaaaaagaaaaaaagacagaaagaaaactaaactatTGGTAACCACGTGTCTTGTGAATCATCTAAACTCTTACCTGCACTGGAAGCAGAACTCGTTATTAGAAGAAGCCAGAGCCAGGGACAAAGACAGGGATCTGCCATCCTCATCATTCCCTGGACAACTGTCCACTTGAACAAGATTCTGACGACTAAAACTGAGCTCGCAAGCAGGATGTATAATTATAAAGCCCTTCAAGCTTTTCCCTGATCTTTTAATACATCAGTCAAGTCGTCAGGATTTTCTAACTTTACACATGTGCGAGATATACCGGAGTActacattttttgttatcatTGGGTAAAGCTTAGTGCATAATATTATTTACTCCAATTTGAGCTAAGGCCATCCTTTCTTTATCAAAATCTACCTCTACTTACATCCCCATTCACAGAAAGTCAAAACAAGCTATGACTAATTAATATATGGCCCCATTTATTCTGTTGGCTCCTGTCTTGATAATTTAAACACATCCATGCACTATCCTGCCATGTGTGTCATGGGGATGGTTGCAGGCGAATAACGGAAGGGTTCACCCACACTGGCAGACACTACGCAAAGAAAGATTTCTTCTCCTTCCTGCATTCATTTGGACAGACAACATCACCTCATGACCAGACTTAGAAAATGAACAGGAAATGTGAAAAAAGGTCAATTAATAAATTTGCAGCAGTTCACTTTTATCAGCAACATGGTGAGACATAGTGGTCTATAAACGATGTAAGGGACAGCACCAGGAATCATCTGTCTAAATTACACGATTACCTCCCTTCTATTACAATTCGGAGCACTCGGATCTTTTACATTCCGTGATATAAACCGTGGACTGCGAAAATTAAAGCTTATAAGTAATTTCAACACAGACTATTTGTAAGTTTACTTTTTACCTTTATAGTTTAgttttcatcttattttataaatatttgatattCCATTGATAGGTATGGAATAATCTCAACTGATCCTCAGTTTTTAGCACAGTATCGTGTGTACTCCTGTAATACTTGTAATCTAAGCGTTATTTTGTATACACTACTCTCATGGCCTGTATTGTATCAacagtatcatcatcatcatcacttcctTGGGACTGAACACATGAGGAAAAAGTTGTTCTTTATTGCgatttaaaaatgatatttttgttcCTGATACTCCATGAAATACTTTCAATGAAAAACGTGCGATTCGTGTGTGATTGTCTGCTTGTCACCAGAGGGAAGGCGCGCGTGCCGGTACCAAGAACGTGCTTGATAGTCCGCACACAGCACGAGACTTCCTGGCACCATCATACCACCAGATGGCAGGAAATTCTCGACAGA
Protein-coding regions in this window:
- the LOC112572629 gene encoding uncharacterized protein LOC112572629; its protein translation is MMRMADPCLCPWLWLLLITSSASSADLSFCSCAMFGSCEFRNVSRASLLNQQNVALGKAATMSSYYVNSRLKQVSGPACLAVNGNTNTTFRPLNQFPDSPNCIHTGDGDRDPYWEVNMAQHYTIASITIYWRNESLEDSEGVKVTVDGELCHVFQNTASNPSSFACYTPLTGQTVRLSKSDNTTEHYHLTVCEVEVWGISCACSAYGFCDLTNQDLKSISPRKVNVALGKPAKMSSMFTDEPGQEVTGPACLAVNGNRNTTFRPINLFPDSPNCIHTERGDREPYWEVDLGQPYTIASIAIYWRNILYIERSDGVNVSVDGQFCHTFQHPVANPSTITCGTSLTGRTVRLSKADRSTIEFYFLTVCEVEVIVCGPGYFGTDCERVCPQVCEKNQTCSPVDGTCPQAVDITSSTPLTHDVTRMAVIIAGSFLCGCVVTGLCAALVMWLRRVKGRQGGCDSSSQGGDVIMTKIRENTRVSPPDAAECSGFAQSAAGTAQGPDDDDGSPDYVNVNMDESLKDVRPKKKANAYKAFPTRRSDRHVATIPDSSSSGNEDYEEMM